CGACCACCTCGAACAGCTTCCCCCGGTTCTCGTCGTCGGGGTTCTCCGGGAACTGGTCGCGGAGCTGCTGGAAGTCGGACTCGGGAAGGACGTCGTGGACGAGGTCGACGACGCGGGCGTGGTAGGCGGCGACGGACGGGCCGGCTCCCTCGATCTCGCCGACGCGCGAGACGAACTCCTCGCAGCCGAAGCGCTGGCCGTGGTCGTGTACCTCGCCGGTCGTCTATCAGCGGATCACCATCGGTAGCGATGCGACGAGGCCCGCCGTCGCTCCCTTTGGGATCCGCCGACCGAGCGTCACGAACGTCGCGCGGACCGTCCGTCCCGTGTCCGGGAACGCGAGTCGGTGCTGTATCTGGCCGGTGAACTCGTCGAAGTTCGATGCGTTCGCGTGCGAGCACAATCACTCTTCGAGAGCGTTTCACCTCGTGAGAACGCGAGCGGATCGCGTCCTGTCGGCGAACACGTCGAGCGACAAACGTTTTGTTCCGACGGACTCTATCGTGTGTATGAGTTCGCTCCGCTGGGTGCAGATGAGCGACGAGGAGATCGCAGCGTTCCTAGGCAACGGCGGCACCGGCGTGCTCTCGTTCGCAACGGAGACCGACCGAGCACCGCTGTCGATCCCGGTCTCCTACGGCTACGACGCCGCGTCCTCGCACTTTTACTACACGCTCTCGCTCCTCCCGGGAAGCGAGAAGGAAGCACACCTCGACGGCCCGGTCTCGTTCGTCGTCCACCGTCACACCGACGACGGGTGGCGGAGCGTAGTCGCCTCCGGCACGCTCGAGTCGATCTCGGATTCGCCGTACGACGCGACGGCCGTCCAGCGAATGTGGGCAGTCCGGATCCCGGTGGTCGACGTCTTCGACCGCCCGCCGGAGGAGGTGACCTTCCGGAGCTTCCGACTCGTTCCCGAGCGGCGCACGGGACGGAAGGAGGTCTGAGTGGGGGTGTGACGACCGACGGGAGAGGTGAAATCGAGTGCCGGAACCGACCCGTCTTGTTGGCGTGAAAACATCTAATAGCACGGAGCGTGATTCGTTCGTTGAGGGTGACTGGGATGGACGCATCAGACCGAACTGCGCACAGCGCGGTTCTCTACATTCGATCGGTGGCACCGACTGGTATCAACGACGTCCAGCAGCGGGCGATCGAGCGCCTCGAACGGCTGGTGGCCGAGGGCACGCTCGAGTCCGTCGACTACGAGGTGTGGGGCCACAGCGTTCCGACCGACAGCTCGGAGCTCCCGATCAAACGCCGGTACGACGAGTTCGCCGACTGGGCCGACGAGCACGGCTACACGCTCTCGCCGGCGTTCCACGTCCGCGAGACGAAGACGATCGTCTCCGACTCCACGTGGACCGTCGTCAGCTTCCCCCTGCTCTGTCTGGGGATCTACTCCGATCGTGACGTCGAAGCCGTCTTTCCCTGCTCCGACGACGACCGGACTTACACGCTCCAAGACGGCCTCCACGCGCTCGAGTCCCGGGAGTCTCTCGAGCGGGAGGACGAGCGGGACCGGACGCCCGTCCCCATCGGCGGACGGTGACGCCGGTGGGCGACCGACGACCACGCGAGTGGCCCCACACCCCCTCTCCTCGTTCCTGGTCGTTCCCGGACCGTCGGTCGCCCGGCGCGAAGAACGCGGCCGAGGCGACCCGCTGGAGCACTGCGGCTCGCGAACGTGCGTCCCCGAACGAAACTCGTGGACGGCACTCATCGCCTCCGCTCACGAGTCTCTTTCATCTGCTTTGCTCAGAAAGTGTATCCATCGTGTGTGACGGTACTGCTTAGTCCGGCACCGCCTCGACTGATGTTCGTCGATCGAGTGGCAAGTTCGGTCGCTGATTGTGAGAATAGTGCACGAATACCTCAACTCATCGGCGTGTACTCGCCCGGCTGCTTACCTACGGATTGTGGAAGCAGCCGACTCCACACTTCAGGGTGTGAACCCACTTTTCGATGAGGGTCCGATCAGTAGAGTCGACCAGATCGTTCGATCCTAATCGAGCAGGGAAGGTCTAGTCTCCGAACCGATCGACGAGAGATGTCGTTTTCGAGAGATCGTTTTTGGTCGATCTATGGAGAAACTAAGCTGCCGGATCTGAACCATACCGACCGTACAAATCGGCATCGAGGATCGTTTTCGTCTCGGAGTGTATTGTAGTGAAAAATCAAGATCACCTGCCGTCTATCGTGACAGCGGGTCGTTAAACCCGACCCGGTCAGCATCGCCGCCCTCAGAAACTTACGGTTTCCGATGGGCTACGCGAGAGCACCGCTCTCGTGAACGACGGCTGGTCCGACACACTGTCGGTCGGCCGATCTGGATAGGTGGACAGTCGAGCGAGCGGTCACGAAGGCTTGATACGATTCGTGGAATACAATAGTTTCCAGCGACCGTATCACGCGCCGACGGAAGAGGTCATCTGAAGCGGCCACTAGCGATACAGTGGTGCACTCGAGACGAACTCCCCATCCGAGAACTCGAGCGGTTCGAGCGGGCCGAGAGCTACATCCTCACGCTCACGGAGGTCAGCAGCGACCGGTTCCGAGACGAGCAACGTATCCGGTTCCATCGTGCTCGCGATCCGGGCGACGCGGAGTTCCTCCGGGGAGTCGACGCCGGTCATCGAACAGGAGAGTATCAGTGCCGTAACGTCGTCGGGCACGACGAACGGGACGTTCGCACGGCGTGGCTCGCCGCTGGTCACGATGTTGATGTACATGTCCTCGAAGTCGATCTCCTCTATGACGTCCCGGTGGAGGAAGTCGGCGAGGCCGATCCCGATCGCGTTCCCGTGAGAGGCCTCGGAGAGCGACCGCGCGTACACCCGGGTGATAGAGGGCGAGTCCGGCTCCGACTCGCCGTGGAAGTAGTACCGACCGAGGACGTTCGTGTCCATCCCGGTCCCCGATCTGTCCTTCCCGAACTCGTCGACGACGAGCAGGTCCAGGTCCTCGATCGGGAGGGTCGGAAAGAGCTCGCGTGCGAGGTCCAGCAGTTCCGGTTCGCGGGTAGAGATCTCCCTCGCGTTCACCCCCTCGACGTGTGCCGCACGGTGGTCTGCGTTCTCGACGAGCGCGATACCGCCGACGATCGGCGTCGCCTCGAGGAGGACGTCCGTTCGGTCCCGGATGACCGTCGCGAAGTCGGTCGCGATGGCGGCGTTGTGCAGTGACTCCGCTCCCCGGTGTTTCCCCAGGCCGATGACGGCCATCTTCGAGAGGCCGCTCTCGATCGGGCCGTGGAAGTCGGTGTGCGGTTTTATCCGGTTCGCCAGAAGCACCGCGTCGGCCTCGAGCGCGTCCCGAGCGGCGTAGACGGTTCGCCCGAGGTCGTCTTCGCCGACGCCCTCGACCGCCATCGACGACCTGATCTCACAGCCAATCGACTCCGGCGTGATACCGAGTGCGGCGAGCGTCTCGACCTGACCATCGGCGGTCGCGCCGCCGTGGCTCCCCATCGCCGGGAGGACGAACGGCTCGTACCCCCGGGACGATAGCTCGTCCACCGCCGTCGCGAGAACGGCCGGCATGTCGTCTATCCCCCGACTGCCGGCGGTGATTCCGACCTCCGCACCCTGTGGGAGCGTCTCGAAGGCGTCGATCGAGTCGACCGCCCGGCGCGCCGAGGCCTCGAGGTCCTCGACCGACCGCACATCGCGCGTCCGCTCCGCGACGGCGAAGCGGGGGAGGTCCTCTACGGTGACGTCACCACCCGAGCGCAAGGCGTCGGCGTCTGGGAACTCTACGTTCACACCCATCGAACGGGGCGCCTCCTCAAAAAGGTCGTGTTCGGTCGTGTCGAGGTATCTCGCCACCGCAGAACGGCGTGCACCTGCACGGAGTGGCCCTTCGGAGAGCGGCCGTGGGTCGAGACACCGGAGCCCACTGCATTCACACCGTCTATCCGCCTTCTTCGGAAGTCGGCGTGTGCACGCGGATCGTTTCATCAGCTTCGTTTCACGTTCGTATCGACGAACCGGTGGTCTCTCGCCGAAGTCGGTCCTCCTACAGCCGGTTCGGTCCGATCAGCCCTCCTCGTCGCTCATCACCGTGACGGTGGGACAGTCGCTCTCGAGGAGGACCGACTGCGTCACGCTGCCGAAGATGGCCTTCCCGGTCGGCGAGCGCTTCCGACCGCCGATGACGACGAACCGCGCGTCGGAGTCCTCGGCGTGTTTCAGGATCTCCTCGACCGGATCCCCGACCTTACCGACGGACGACACCGAACTCCGGTCACGACCGTCGAGGGTCGTTCTCACGAGCGTTCTCACGACGTTCGCCGCGCTGTCTTCGTGCTGACGGACCGAGTAGTCGGAGAACTCGTCGGTCCCCTTCAGCGAGCGCTGGTAGGACTTGAACTCCTCTCTCGGTGCGACGTGGAGCACCTCGAGCGGAACGCCGTAGGTCACGGCCAGATCGTAGCCGACCTCGATCACCGAACTCGAGTGCTCGCTACCGTCGACCGCCGCCAGGATGGTCATAGCTCCACCGTCCTTCCGTCGGGCCTTAGTATTTTTGACTATGGTAGTTGCGCCCTCTCCGGCCGAACGAAGATCGGTACTGACTGCATTCGTCTCGGCGGTAGGTGTCGATACTGTTGACGGCGTTTCACCACTCGACGGGACGGTCTCGCCGGCGTCGCTGCTCTCGTATATAGCCTTCACGGTCGCCATGTCGACGAGTCCGTATTCGCCGTCGGGGTGCGGTCTCTCCTCGGAGAGGACGCTGCCCGCCAAGTACTCGAACTCCTCTTCCATCTGGTCGACCCGTTCGACCGGGTGCGAGGCCGTCGTCCCGGCGCGTGAGAGGGTCAGTGAGCGTTGCTGACGGTCGTAAAAGGCCGGGTCAAGTTCGATCTCACCCTCGGTGCCGGTGACCCGGAGGAAACTCGAGTGGTGGGCGTTCTGGCTCGCCGAACAGGCCGCGCGGACGTCCGAGTCGAACTCGACGGTGAACGCGGCGAGCTCGTCCGGTACGTCGGCGAACGCGTCGCTCTCGACCCCCGTGCTCGCCTGGACCGCGACCGGATCGGCGTCGAGGACGAACCGTGCGGTGTTGATCGGGTAGACCCCGAGGTCCATCACCGAGGTCCCGTAGCCAGTGAGGTCGGGGTCCAGCCGCCACTTGTCGGGATCGGGGATCACGTCGAGCAGTACCTGCGACATGTGCTCGTGGACGAGCACCGGGTCGCCGACGAAGCCGTCGGCGACCCGGTTCTCGCATCCGTCTGACCGCCGGTTCGGTCTGCATTCGGTAGGCGACAATCAGCGGGACGCCGTGGTCGGAACAGACGTCGACGACGGATCGGGCCCGATCGAGGCTCGCTTCCATCGGTTTCTCACAGAGGACGGCTTTCCCCAGTTCGGCCGCCGTCTCGACTAGGACAGGTAGAGGGCGTTCGGGGTACAGACGTAGACGGCGTCGTACGCCTCTGTGGCCACACCGTCGTGGTACTCGTCGTAGGTGATGGCGTGGTCGATCGTCCCGTGTTCGCCTGCGACCGTCCCTGCCTTCTCCGTCGAGCTACTGACGACCACCGTCGTCGTACGGTGCTCGCTCTCCTCGACCGCTGGGTCGCCTGTTCGCGCGTCCACCAGCCGAGACCGATCATCGCGACCCGCAACCGACCCGTCACGCTCTCGCGTCGCCAGTCGCGTTCGGTGAACTCCTCGAAGAAGCGCTCGAGATCCATCGTCCGTGACTACCCGGCGGGCCTGGAATCGGGTTCCTCTCGGTCCCGCGTCTCGACCGGTGGCGGCGCGTACGCCAGCGGCGTCTCGCCCGTCAGCCCGACGAGCACGATCTGACCCCTTTGTGGACGGCCTCGACCGAGGTCTCGAGGCCCGGGGGCGACCGGTCGTGTCGAGGACCGCGTCGAACCCGAGGCCCTCGTACGTGACCGGGGACGTGCTCACCGTCGACGACGGCTTCGACCGAAGCGAGTTCTGACGCGCCACTCACACGGACAGTCGATCGGGACGGCTCCGAGAGGAAGCTATATGCCGCCGTTGGCGAACCCCTTCCCATGCAGATCACGGCCATCGAGACGCTCACCTTCGATCCCGAGAGCGACCTCACGGAGACCGAACGCGACGTCAGAATTACCATGCTCCGCGTTCACACGGACGAGGGGGTGATCGGCCTCGGGGAGACGTTCCCGCTCGCGGAGATGGAGTGTGCCGCGCTCCACGGGCCGATCGCCGATCACGTCCTGGGACGCGATCCACGGGAGATCGAAGGCATCCGTGACGACCTCACGACCTACTTCAACTACTACGGACACGCCGGGGCGGAGTTCCGCGCGCTGAGCGCGCTCGACATCGCTCTCTGGGACTTCAAGGGCAAACTCGCGGACGAACCGATCTACGAACTGCTCGGCGGGAAGTCACGTGAGCAGATCCCGACGTATAACACCTGTTACGACCGTCAGTACGACTTCATGGAAGAGCCGGAAGCGCTCGCGCGTTCGCTGCTCGGGGAGGGGATCACCTCGATGAAGATCTGGCCGTTCGACGGGTTCGCTCCGAAGACACGCGGACAGCGGATCTCGAACGAGGACCTCCGGACCGGGCTGGAGCCGATCCGGCGGATCCGGGAGGCCGTGGGCGATCGGATGGAGATCGCGGTGGAGTTCCACGGCCTCTGGGCGCTGACGCCCGCGAAACGGCTGGTCGACACCGTCGAGGAGTACGACCCCATCTGGGTCGAGGACGTGATCAGGAAGGGGAACCCCGAGGCGTACCGACGGCTCGCGCGGGGGACGTCGGTCCCCCTCTGTATCAGCGAACGCCTCGTCGGCCCCTACGAGTTCGCGCAGGTCATCGAGACCGGCGCGGTCGACGTGGCGATGCTCGACCTCTGCTGGGCCGGCGGTATAACCGCCGGGAAGGCCGTGGCGACGATGGCCGAAGCCGCACACCTGCCCGTGGCGCCACATAACTCGGGTGGCCCGGTGCTGCACTTCGCGAACGCACACCTCTCTGCAACGATCCCGAACCTCTACGTGATGGAGGCGATCCGCGACCGGTACGACGGCTGGCACCGTAACCTCGTCACGACGCCGCTGGCGGCCACCGACGGGTACCTGCCGATCCCCGAGGGACCCGGACTCGGCACCGAACTCGATACGTCGCTGCTCGACCATCCCGACGTAGCCGTGAGGGAGACGTCGCTCTGACCGGGAGAACGCCGAGAGGGGCGTTCATCCATACTGAACGTCGTATTCTCGCCGAAAGTGACACACTGGCCGTATTCGGGCTCTGAACGGTCGTCCGTGTACAGGACCGATCCCGTTCACACGAACGGGGTCAGGATAGCCGAACGGCGTTTTTACAGCCATACTGCTGTAAGGGGGATCTGGGCCGCTCCCACGGACGAGACGGTTGTACGTGAGAGGGGGGAGTAGAACGGCTGTTCGGAAATGCTGAAACCCGGCTTCGAACTCGCGTTCGATCGATTCCATCGGTAGGCGACGGTGATCCGCGCGCGCTGGTCACGGGTCGGCGAGAGCTCCGTGGCGGCGAGATCCTCGCGGAGTTGTGCCGGCGGTCCGGCGATGACCGCCGGAACGCAGGTGAACCGGTCGTCGAGCGCCGCGTGCCAGCCTTCCGGACGGTCCTCGCGAGCGTACCTGCCCGTCAGGACCCCACCCTCGAGCGGTTCGTACGGACACACCGCGCGGTCCCGATCGGCGCGAAACACCACCCATTGATGTACGATGGACGAGACGCTCGAGACATGACAGAGCACGTCCTGATCAGCGACTCGAAGTCGACGACGGTCGATCACGACCTCCAGCGCGACGTACTGAGGCGGTACGACGTCACGGCGAGTTCGGCGATCACCCGGACCGAGGACGCGCTTCTCTCCGAACTCGGCGACGCGTCGGGGCTCATCGTCGACGCCGGCGTCCCAGTCTCCGCCCGCGTCATCGAAGCAACGCCGTCGCTGGAGGTAGTCGGTCGGGCCGGCATCGGCGTCGACAACGTCGACCTCGAGGCCGCGGCCGACCACAGCGTCACCGTCGTCCACAACCCCACGTACAGCATCGACGAGGTCGCGACCCACGCCCTCTCGCTGCTGCTCGCGTGCGTTCGCAGGCTCCCCACCTACGACAGACAGACGCGCGGCGGCGGCTGGGACTGGTCCGAGGGGAGCCCGATCGGGCGGCTGCAGGGGTCGACGATCGGCTTCCTCGGCTTCGGGAAGATCCCCCGTCGCCTCGCCACGATGGTCCAGGGCATCGGCTGCGAGCTGATCGCCCACGACCCGTACCTCCCGGCGAACGCCGTGCGGACGCACAACGTCGAGCCGGTCGCCTTCGACGACCTCCTCGCACAGGTCGACCTGCTCTCGATCCACGTCCCCCACACGGGTGAAACCGAACGCATGATCGACGCCGACGCGCTCGCGGCGATTGCCGACGACGCGATCATCGTCAATACTGCCCGCGGTCCCGTCGTCGACACCGACGCGCTGGTCTCCGCACTCGAGACCGGGGAGATCGACTTCGCAGGCCTGGACGTGGTCGACCCGGAGCCGCTCCCGGCCGATCACGCGCTCTTCGACCTCGAGAACGCGATCGTCACGCCGCACGTCGGCTGGTACTCGGAGTCCTCGCGCCTGCAGCTGAGCGAGGAGATCGCCGACGACGTCGGCCGTGTACTGGTCGGCGAGACGCCGCACAACGAGGTCTCCGCGGACAGCGAGTGGGTGTGACTCGAGCGGGCCGCCTCGCCTCCCGACTCGAGAAGCGGCGCCCGTCCCCAGGGAAGCGCTTTTGGTACGACCCCGAGAACCGGGGGTATGTTCGACGACGTCGAGACGGTCGTAGACCTGAGCAACCCGATCGAGAGCGACATCCCCACCTACCCGAACTTCCCGAACGTCCGGGTCGAGACGACCGACTATGCGGCAAGAGACGGCTTCACGATGGAACGAGTCGAGATGCAGAGCCACACGGCGACTCACGTCGACGCGCCGCGTCACTTCATCCCCGAGGGGAAGACGCTCGACGAGTTCCCCATCGAGACGTTCATGGGCGAGGGTATCGCCCTCGACCTGACGCCACTGGAGCCCGCGGAACCGATCGAACCCGAGCATATCGAGCCGTACACCGACGAGATCGAACCGGGCGACGTCGTGATGCTTCACACCGGCTGGGACGACCACTACGGCTGGACCGGCGAGTACGTCATGCGCTACCCGTTCCTCTCGGGCGAGGGTGCGGAGTACCTCGCGGAACTCGAACCCAAGGCCGTCGGCATCGACACCCCGAGCGTCGCGGGCTGGGTCGACGAGGTCCCAGCACAGGGTCCGGTCACCGACATCGGCCCTGACGAGTCACACCTCCCGCTGCTCGAGAACGACATCATCCCGGTCGAGGAGCTGCGGAACCTCGATCGGGTGCTTCAGGGGGCCGACAGCCGTCGAGCGTACTTCTTCTACCCGCCGCTGCGGATGCAGGGCGTCGGCGGCTGCTCGGCGCGGGCGTTCGCCCTCCTCTGAGGCGACCCCTCATCGGTCGACCAGTAGCTCGACCGGGTGGGTCGGCCGCTCGCCGACGAGCGCCTCGATCTGGTCCGTACAGGAGGTCCCGCTGGCGACGACGCGCCGGTCGCGCTCTGCCAGTAGCTGCTCTCCCAGGAGCGATCCGACCTCCATGCTCAGCTCGTAGTACTCGGACTTGTAGCCGAACGAGCCGGCCATCCCACAGCACTCCGTCCGGCTCGTCGCGACGTCGTAGCCCAGCCGTTCGAGGACGGCTACCGTGTACGCCTCGAGCCCGAGCGTCCGCTGCTGACAGTGTCTGTGGTAGATGACCTCGCGGTTCCCCGAGCGTTTCGCTCGCAGCGCCGTTCCGTCTCCCTCCGATCCCTCGAGGAGCCCGTAGACGTACTCGAAGAGCTCGTAGCTGTTCTCGGCCAGCCGCTCGTGGCGCTCGGCCGGGAGCAGGTGCCCGTTGTCGCGCCGGAACATCGCCAGGTCGCTCGGCTCGACGACGACGACGTCCCACCCGTCTTCGATATAGGGCTCGAGGACGTCCGCCGCGTCTTCCGCCTTCGTCCTCGCCGTCTCGATCATCCCCTGCGACAGCGGCGCACGTCCGCTGGCGGGCACGTCGGGAACGGCGACCTCGCAGCCGAGCGCCTCGAGCGTCTCGACCGCGCCCTTCCCCCGGTCGGTCTCGATGTAGTTCGTGTAGAGGTCGGGGTAGCAGACGACGCGACGGACGGGCTCTTCGGCGTTCGTGGGCTCGCGTGCCTCGAACCAGTCCCGGAGCGTCTCCCGTCGGAACGCGGGGAGCTCGCGCTCGGGCTCGACGCCGACGAACCGGTCGAGTGCCCACCGGCTCGGGGGAGCGTTCGCGAGCCAGTTCGAGACGGGCGCCGTCGCGCTGGCGACCCTCGCCACCGTCTCGAAGTTGCCGAAGAAGCGTTTCTGCAGGTCCAGACCCGCCGGCTCCTCGTCGGGAACGAGTCCCTCGAAGACGAAGTCGAACCGACCGGGGTCGGCCCCGCGGTTGATCCGATCCCGCACCACCTCGTTGATCCACGGGATGTCGATCTTCACCGGACACTGGTTGACACAGCGCGAACAGCCCGTACAGAGGTCGTTGAACGCGGCCGCCGAGTCGAGCCCGTGGACCCCCGCCTCCCAGCCCGTCCCGATGCCGCCGGTGTACGTCTCGCCGCCGAAGGCGTGGCCGCCGACGCTCTGGAAGTTGGCACAGGAGTTGAGACAGGCCGAACAGCGCACGCAGTAGAGCGTCTCCCGGAGGTGAGGGTCCTCGCGCATCGCCATCCGACCGTTGTCGATCAGTACCAGGTGAAACGACCGCTCGCCCCCGTCGAACGGGGGCGTCGCGATCGGCGGCGAGAAGACCGACGTGTACGACGAGAGCGACTCGCCGGTCGCCGAGCGGGCGACGAGTTCCATGAACGGCCCCAGGTCCGAAAGCGTCGGGATCACCTTCTCGACGCCCGCGACCGCGATATGCGTGTTCGTCGCCTCGACCGTCTTCCGGGCGTTGCCCTCGTTCGTGATGAGCGCGATCGAGCCGGTTTCGGCGACCACGAAGTTCGCGCCGGTCATCCCGACGTCCGCCTGTCGGAACTTCTCGACGAGGTGGTCCCGCGCGAACGCCGTCAGCTCCTGGGGCGTCTCGAGGGGCTGCTCGAGGTCGAAGTGGTCGTTGAACAGGACCGCGATCTCCTCGGTCGACTTGTGCAGGCTGGGCCCGACGATGTGCGAGGGCGACTCCTCCGCGATCTGGATCACCAGCTCGCCGAGGTCCGTCTCGACGACCTCACAGCCGATCGACTCGAGCGCTTCGTTGACCTCGATCTCCTCGGTCGTCATCGACTTGCTCTTGACGACGACCTCCGCCCCGGCATCTCGACAGACCGACCGGACGTACTCGTTGGCGTCGGCCGCGTCGCTGGCGACGTACACCTCGCCGCCGTTTCCCTCGACGCTCTCGGTCAGCGTCTCGATCAGCTCCGGGAGCCGTTCGATCGACTCCTCCTTTATATCTCGAGCCAGCGTCCGGAGTTCCTCGTGGGCCTCCCCCAGCTCCTCGATCGCCGCGTACCTGCTCTCGTTGAGGTGACGCGTGTTCTTCGCGACCGTCTCCCCCTCGCTTTCGATGAGCCCCCTGATCCGCTCGCGTTTCGCCCTCCTCGCGTCCGCGGTCATTCGTCGATCACCACCACGTGCATCTCCGAGGGACCGTGGACGCCGACGACCGACGCGCCCATGTCGCCGGTCGAACTCCGCCCGGTGACGAAGACGACGTCGTTCGCCCCCGTCGCGAACCGATCCGACAGCCGGGAGAGCGCGATCGCGATGTCCGGAACGACGTCGGACCGTCGCAGGACGGCGACGTGTTTCGGCGGATAGAGGCTCACCGGACCGTCCCAGCGCTCGGTGGACGGGACGACGACGCTACCGTACCCCGCGACGCCCACGATCCCGGCGGTGACGCCCGTGTCGGCGCTCGTGATCTCCTCGGCGGTCGGATCGACCGTCACCCCGTCGGGGGCCTCGATCCCCTCGAACGCCCCCTCGGTGCCGACGGTGGCGCCGACCAGTTCGGACCCGATCGCCGCACTCGCGTCGCTCCGATCGACCACCTCGGCCGTCACCGCGTGGCGAGAGAGGTTCTCGACGAACTCGTCGAGAAGGCTTCGATCCCGGTCGGTCTCCCGCGTGGAGCTCATCGTCCGGCACCGATCGTCGCAGGTTCGACCACCCGTACGCCGGTCCACGTCGTGAGTGAAGGGGTCACGGTATCTGCGTAGCGGATCGGGATCGGACCCGTTAAAGCTTCCCCCGACCGTCGTCCGCCCGCCCTCGGTAGCCCACGTTCACCGTCTTACTGATCGTGAAGCAGTCTATGCCGGCCCTCCCTCCCGAGAGGTCTCGCTCGCGTCGACCTCCGGACCAGCCGTCTCACCAGGACGTGATCCCCACGTCCTCGAGCACCCGTTCGAGCGGGATCTCGACCCGTCCGCCCGTGTGGTGTGAGAGGTAGAACCCGACGATGATCTCGAGCGACCGCGCGGCCTCGACGCCGGGCGAGCGGTTCTCGGCCCGGCCGTCCAGCAGGTCGACGACGTGGGAGGCGGCGTTGACGAACGCCCCCCGGTAGTCCTCCTCCCACGTCCACGCGCCCTCGATCCCCGGGAGCGGCTCCTCCACGTGCTCGCCCTCTACGAGACGCCAGTAGCGCCACTCGCCGTCGTCGTTGTTCATGTAGAGTTTGCCCCCCGTGCCGACGAACTGGAACGTCATCGACGAGATCTCCCGGGGGAGGGTACAGTCGATCGTGACGAACGTCCCGTCGTCCATCACGACGAACCCGCCGCCGCCGGCGTCGTCGACCATCTCTCCCACGCCGAGCGAGTCGATCGCCTCGTTCTCGCCCGTGATGTAGCCCGAGACGGACTCCGCCCGGGCGTCGAGCAGGTAGATCAGGGTGTCGATCAGGTGTGTCGAGTTCCTGAGCAGCTCCATCCGGAACTGCGAGCTCACGGACCTCACCTCGCCGAGGATCCTCTCCTTCTGGACGAGCGACCGGAGCGTCCGCAGCTTGTCCGTGAACCGAAACGAGTGGTTGACGAGGAGTTCGGTGTCCGTCCGGTCGCAGACATCGATCATCTCGCGGGCGTCCGTCGGTCGGGAGGCGATCGGCTTCTCGCACCAGATCACCGACGGGTCGGCCGTCGACTCGGCGGCGTCGACGACGTGCCTGTGGTGGAGGAACGACGGCGTACAGACCGAGACGACGTCTAACTCCTCCGCCGCGAGTAGCTCTCGGTGATCGTCGTACCGTCGGTCGGCGTCGATCCCCCAGGCGGTGCCGAAGCGCGCCAGTTTCTCCCCGTCGACGTCCGCGATGGCGACGAGTTCGATCCCCTCGGTCTCGTCGTAGC
This region of Halalkalicoccus sp. CGA53 genomic DNA includes:
- a CDS encoding pyridoxamine 5'-phosphate oxidase family protein — its product is MSSLRWVQMSDEEIAAFLGNGGTGVLSFATETDRAPLSIPVSYGYDAASSHFYYTLSLLPGSEKEAHLDGPVSFVVHRHTDDGWRSVVASGTLESISDSPYDATAVQRMWAVRIPVVDVFDRPPEEVTFRSFRLVPERRTGRKEV
- a CDS encoding HTH domain-containing protein, yielding MDASDRTAHSAVLYIRSVAPTGINDVQQRAIERLERLVAEGTLESVDYEVWGHSVPTDSSELPIKRRYDEFADWADEHGYTLSPAFHVRETKTIVSDSTWTVVSFPLLCLGIYSDRDVEAVFPCSDDDRTYTLQDGLHALESRESLEREDERDRTPVPIGGR
- a CDS encoding nickel pincer cofactor-dependent isomerase, group 22, producing the protein MNVEFPDADALRSGGDVTVEDLPRFAVAERTRDVRSVEDLEASARRAVDSIDAFETLPQGAEVGITAGSRGIDDMPAVLATAVDELSSRGYEPFVLPAMGSHGGATADGQVETLAALGITPESIGCEIRSSMAVEGVGEDDLGRTVYAARDALEADAVLLANRIKPHTDFHGPIESGLSKMAVIGLGKHRGAESLHNAAIATDFATVIRDRTDVLLEATPIVGGIALVENADHRAAHVEGVNAREISTREPELLDLARELFPTLPIEDLDLLVVDEFGKDRSGTGMDTNVLGRYYFHGESEPDSPSITRVYARSLSEASHGNAIGIGLADFLHRDVIEEIDFEDMYINIVTSGEPRRANVPFVVPDDVTALILSCSMTGVDSPEELRVARIASTMEPDTLLVSEPVAADLREREDVALGPLEPLEFSDGEFVSSAPLYR
- a CDS encoding universal stress protein, which translates into the protein MTILAAVDGSEHSSSVIEVGYDLAVTYGVPLEVLHVAPREEFKSYQRSLKGTDEFSDYSVRQHEDSAANVVRTLVRTTLDGRDRSSVSSVGKVGDPVEEILKHAEDSDARFVVIGGRKRSPTGKAIFGSVTQSVLLESDCPTVTVMSDEEG
- a CDS encoding mandelate racemase/muconate lactonizing enzyme family protein, coding for MQITAIETLTFDPESDLTETERDVRITMLRVHTDEGVIGLGETFPLAEMECAALHGPIADHVLGRDPREIEGIRDDLTTYFNYYGHAGAEFRALSALDIALWDFKGKLADEPIYELLGGKSREQIPTYNTCYDRQYDFMEEPEALARSLLGEGITSMKIWPFDGFAPKTRGQRISNEDLRTGLEPIRRIREAVGDRMEIAVEFHGLWALTPAKRLVDTVEEYDPIWVEDVIRKGNPEAYRRLARGTSVPLCISERLVGPYEFAQVIETGAVDVAMLDLCWAGGITAGKAVATMAEAAHLPVAPHNSGGPVLHFANAHLSATIPNLYVMEAIRDRYDGWHRNLVTTPLAATDGYLPIPEGPGLGTELDTSLLDHPDVAVRETSL
- a CDS encoding C-terminal binding protein, whose amino-acid sequence is MTEHVLISDSKSTTVDHDLQRDVLRRYDVTASSAITRTEDALLSELGDASGLIVDAGVPVSARVIEATPSLEVVGRAGIGVDNVDLEAAADHSVTVVHNPTYSIDEVATHALSLLLACVRRLPTYDRQTRGGGWDWSEGSPIGRLQGSTIGFLGFGKIPRRLATMVQGIGCELIAHDPYLPANAVRTHNVEPVAFDDLLAQVDLLSIHVPHTGETERMIDADALAAIADDAIIVNTARGPVVDTDALVSALETGEIDFAGLDVVDPEPLPADHALFDLENAIVTPHVGWYSESSRLQLSEEIADDVGRVLVGETPHNEVSADSEWV
- a CDS encoding cyclase family protein → MFDDVETVVDLSNPIESDIPTYPNFPNVRVETTDYAARDGFTMERVEMQSHTATHVDAPRHFIPEGKTLDEFPIETFMGEGIALDLTPLEPAEPIEPEHIEPYTDEIEPGDVVMLHTGWDDHYGWTGEYVMRYPFLSGEGAEYLAELEPKAVGIDTPSVAGWVDEVPAQGPVTDIGPDESHLPLLENDIIPVEELRNLDRVLQGADSRRAYFFYPPLRMQGVGGCSARAFALL